Genomic segment of Nothobranchius furzeri strain GRZ-AD chromosome 12, NfurGRZ-RIMD1, whole genome shotgun sequence:
gcacgggaatcggcgttccctccccagaagcactcggctcctttttgcttctccaaaaacacttcattgttgctggaatagcttgactgatcctgttcgtgacgccaaaaatgttctaaaataaaatgttttattttattttaattaccttaaaagactcaaagtctctttttacactttatatttatttaatcaggatcgttgtcaagtcgacgccagaaacaatgaaacacaacttgaatatcagatgaacaacaaggctttattcaaccggcattcatacaagttatcaatcatgaacgaaacatttctcttaccgttgcttatgggtggagagctgaacaccccagttagaaaacgtaatccatgataggtgaagaactgaacacatgtaatccatgaacctcgtcaggtagaatcctttaagcagctctaacccccctgagccctgctctgctccttatacattccctgatgtgcgtgcaaagctgcacacctctaccatgattaccttgattacatcctcatgatcacattatgttcggctctaccatgattacccttgattacatcctcatgataagtgtgattgacaaacagtagtgatcaataacttatataaagcaattatacaacagatgacaagttcatttttattacaactagttaggaggagctgtgagtgggaacagagtacagcaggggaacataggaggaactataaatgaaaatatttttaaagaagaaagaatcctaaaagggaaagaagaataactagaaaaaaacctgacaacaaacggagtagaaaattcagtggaaggaagaaaaaaagacttgaatactaaatgagaaaaccttaacagctggggaaccaaacaaaaacagagccattggttttgagccacaatgcctgatatcatttatttacatgataatttttaaacttttaagtataaaaatgccacatttgatgtattttactttgtcttggtatcaacagatatataactgtccttttatgctgattattttattacagatggaaaaagaggatcgtagtaaggtgtgggcctacttcactaaagatccatccggtgatgtcatctgcagcatctgctcatcttcagtagtactttgtgtgttctgttgtttttgagattgcaaaataaatcttatttgcattacttggaaaccctagtgagtttttgagacagttctttggtgtgtaatatagaaataagttagcatcaaaaaggcagagaatgaagggtttaatcttaagaaaatttgtatttatttttttgtgagggagatttatcggccattatatcggctttcggcctttgttaaaagttttatatcggtatcggtcccaaaaaaagcatatcggtcgggccataattcacaccatacctctaaaaccaaattAGGTTTTTATTTACTGTGATAACCTAGCAAATGTCCTCACAATTTTAATATGTCCCTATGttagaggagaaaaatgtgtcctCACAGTGgatgtgagacacacacacacacacacacacacacacacacacacacacacacacacacacacacacacacacatacacacacactatcaCCAGGCTATAAGGGCAAACTTTCTAGTCAGTATGCAGCTCATTGAATTTTCATGTCCTGGTCCAGTGTGCAGGGAAAAAAGGTCTTTTTATAATAGATGTTATTATGCGTCTTTTACTTGGCCGTTTGTCAGGGCTCCTGTTATATGTTTGAAAACACAGTTACAGCTGTCGGTAATTCACATCATGCGTTTCATTGTTTCCTACAGCTTTTCAACaggtggtgctggttaaagaagaagctctagAAGAACATAGCACTGGTGTCAACCAGGAGGACTTAGATtttctccacataaaggaggaaaagGAGAAACTCTGGCCCAGTATGGAAGGGGCGCATCtccatttgaaggaggagactgatgctgccaggtttccattcactGTTGCTtcgataaagagtgaggatgatgaagagaagcctctgttctcacagcttcatcagaagcaaatagaagacagagatgcttCAACCAGCAGCTTAGCTGACCAGacgacagcagaaactggtggagtagAAACTAGccggaacccagatctgaaccttCATGAACTGActcctgattcttcagagactgacgttggagatgatgatgatgatgatgatgatgatgatgcaactctagactctgggtctgaaactggagaccgAGACAATCACTGGAATGAGAACAGGTGTTCTGAGTCAGATTTTAGGACTGTCAACAAATCCTTTAGTCATAGGACacttttaaacagtcacatgagagtccacacaggacagaagcctgttGCCTGTGAGTTCTGTAGCAAAAGAtatagccaaaagacacatttaaacacacacatgcaagtccacacaggagagacgcccttggcttgtgagctctgtgggaatagatttagtaaaaagacaaatttaaacacaaacatgagagtccatacaggacagaagccctttgcttgtgagctctgtgggaatagatttagtgaaaagacaaatttaaaccaacacatgagagtccacacaggagaaaagccttttgcttgtgagctttgtggacaaagatttagccggaaaacacatttaaacagtcacatgagagtccacacaggagagaagcctttttcctgtgagctctgcggacaaagatttagccgaaagacacatttaaacagtcacatgagtgtccatacaggacagaagaattttgcttgtgagctctgtggaaagaaatttagcttaaagtcaactttaaacagacacatgagagtccacacaggacagaagcctttcgcctgtgagctctgtggaaaaagatttagccatcaaacaactttaaacagacacatgagagtccacacaggacagaagccttttgcctgtaagctctgtgtaaaaagatttagccgaaagacaactttaaacattcacatgagagtccacacaggacagaagccctttccttgtgagctttgtggaaaaagatttagccatcaaacaactttaaacagacacatgagagtccacagaggacagaagccctttccttgtgagctctgtggggatAGATTTAGCCATCAGAAAACTTTaaatagtcacatgagagtccacacaggacagaagccctttccttgtgagctttgtggaaaaagatttagccatcaaacaactttaaacagacacatgagagtccacagaggacagaagccctttccttgtgagctctgtggggatAGATTTAGCCATCAGAAAACTTTaaatagtcacatgagagtccacacaggacagaagccctttccttgtgagctctgtggaacgagatttagccaaaagacacatttaaacagtcacatgaaagtccacacaggacagaagcctttcgcctgtgagttctgtagcaaaagatttagcgaaaagacaaatttaaaccgtcacatgagagtccacacaggacagaagcctttcgcctgtgagctctgtgtaaaaagatttagccaaaagacacatttaaacagtcatatgagagtccacacaggacagtagtctttcgcctgtgagctctgtgtaaaaagatttagcgaAAAGACAACttcaaacagacacatgagagtccacactggcttTCCGCCTGTGAGTTCGCTGGAAAAGATTTATCCAAAAGATCAATTTAAACGgtcacaaaagagtccataaaggaTGGGTgcattttgcttgtgagctctttgGACGAAGATTTAGCTAAAAGAAAACTTTAAACTATCATCTAAGCatccactagggctgaacgatctattgcaggggtctccaacatTTTTTGGtccgtgagctacttttacacaatgaaagtacagcagagtcactgccatatgatttatttacattgatactttccatgtgtgaatgtgcttatgttaaacatgctatacttactatattaacatgcattgtactcacaagttgatttctctgtatttcagtaaatcagtatatatatatttttaaagtataagtaaactagtgacattctgaaaaccaaattgaacaaaacatatttagttttttaaactaatcagatactttgagataatgaataacaaatctacttcatgtgaatgatttggtaatttttttagaaggttaGTAACATAAATTTTTAAGCAcacaggaacagctaacctgtaaagctgatattttatataaaatacaaacaaaatgTGATGAAGACACAAAAGTCTAAATAGTTTGAATTGAAGTGAAAAGTGTACAATCAGAAATAAGActtgttcctgctctcctgatttactgaataatttttatggatttttttggtcatgaaagttaagttttgctgTGTTTATTGCTGACGAtatgaaggttggaggtttatcctttttttctgcatcttgtagGTTTTTTTCTCCGCAGGTCTGAAGGCTGTGTGTTACACAGAGCAGAGAGACAGGGAGCAAGAGACCAGAACCAAAAGAAATGATCACATCACACCACTCTTAAAATATTTACATTGGCTTTCAGTAACTTACAGGATTGATTTCAAAGACCTTTTACTGACTTAAATCATTAAATGGCCAACGACCTCTGTATATAGCAGAGATGTTTGAAACGCATCACCCTTCAAAAGCACTTAGGTCAGCAGATAAATCCCAACTGGTACAACCCAGAGCCCGCACCAAGCACGGAGAGGCTGCCTTTAGCTGCTATGCAGTCCGTCTCTGGAACTGTCTTCCAATAGACACGAAGACCTCTCCCACCATTTCCATTTTTAAATCCAGATTAAAAACTAATCTCTTTCATGATTCCTTCCATCAACCTATCCTTGCATCTGTGCTCTACTAGGTCTTTATCTGTGCTGTGTTAAATATATTCTATATGTATTTTATATGTATACCTATTCTGTGCTGTTTTATTgtgtattgtgtaattaaagtgaatacttgtaataaagtgtagttattgtgtaaagcagtatatactaggaatgattaataaaaataaaaactagaattgaacctgagttacatggtaataacaacTGAAGAACTCAGGAACAACAATACACTAACTTACTAAGTAATTACCATATAAGTACTAAGTAATTAGAGGACTGTAAAAGAAAGTGCTACCAATAATTTTActtaatatgcttttatttttgtgcactatgttctgtgtcaatatactttgattttattttacacaacatgatgtgacattttaactATTTCATTTCACTTGTCATGGTTAtaactatgtgaagca
This window contains:
- the LOC107374617 gene encoding zinc finger protein 235-like, with translation MDTAFQQVVLVKEEALEEHSTGVNQEDLDFLHIKEEKEKLWPSMEGAHLHLKEETDAARFPFTVASIKSEDDEEKPLFSQLHQKQIEDRDASTSSLADQTTAETGGVETSRNPDLNLHELTPDSSETDVGDDDDDDDDDDATLDSGSETGDRDNHWNENRCSESDFRTVNKSFSHRTLLNSHMRVHTGQKPVACEFCSKRYSQKTHLNTHMQVHTGETPLACELCGNRFSKKTNLNTNMRVHTGQKPFACELCGNRFSEKTNLNQHMRVHTGEKPFACELCGQRFSRKTHLNSHMRVHTGEKPFSCELCGQRFSRKTHLNSHMSVHTGQKNFACELCGKKFSLKSTLNRHMRVHTGQKPFACELCGKRFSHQTTLNRHMRVHTGQKPFACKLCVKRFSRKTTLNIHMRVHTGQKPFPCELCGKRFSHQTTLNRHMRVHRGQKPFPCELCGDRFSHQKTLNSHMRVHTGQKPFPCELCGKRFSHQTTLNRHMRVHRGQKPFPCELCGDRFSHQKTLNSHMRVHTGQKPFPCELCGTRFSQKTHLNSHMKVHTGQKPFACEFCSKRFSEKTNLNRHMRVHTGQKPFACELCVKRFSQKTHLNSHMRVHTGQ